One window from the genome of Emys orbicularis isolate rEmyOrb1 chromosome 10, rEmyOrb1.hap1, whole genome shotgun sequence encodes:
- the UNC45A gene encoding protein unc-45 homolog A isoform X1, producing MKLMSCTDSKVEQMFQILLDPKETDTDKKQKAAQNLIVLAREEAGAEKIFQSDGVRLLLRMLDTGREDAMLAALRTLAGLCSGHRSRTMAILAELEAPRVSAMLGVEHEQVSLAACNLLQVMFDALKEGLQRDFRGKEEALVLDPSKELKLLIGHLLEMLTREGTSAHGHDNTLNLLIKVVPRKSPREPNNSLTLWVIDQGLKKILEVGGTVCEAPGSLPATENSRMSAAVLLSKLYSDLKCDAERENFHRLCEDYVRSWFEGHGLAGKLRAIQTVSCLLQGPSEAGNQVLELEGIMESVLALCASVREVDQLVAVEALIHAADKAKRASFITANGVTLLKNIYKCSGRDSIRIRALVGLCKLGSAGGTDFSMKQFAEGSTLKLAKQCRKWLCNEAIDASTRRWAVEGLAYLTFDADVKEEFVEDKAAVQAMFQLAKSEDRSVLFAVASTLVNCTNSYDHEEPDPQMLELAKYAKQHVPEQHPKDEPGCVRRRVRKLLAAGVVSALTCMVKSENPAPTNSCRELISRVFLAVVEEAADRGSVVAQGGGKALIPLSLEGTEVGQAKAAQALAKITITSNPEMAFPGERIYEVVRPLVSLLHLHRMGLENFEGLMALTNLAGISERLRQKILKEKAVPMIEGYMFEEHELLRLAATECMCNMAMSTEVQELFLAEGSDRLKLLVLYSGEDDEKLRRAASGTLAMLTSLLPQICGKITQVTAHWLEILQALLLSPNVELQHRGAVIVLNMMAADREVAAKLMESEMLEILSVLAKEECDKPRVAQAAKDCLAQAVACGLIKPNVNGE from the exons ATGAAGCTCATGTCCTGCACGGACTCCAAAGTAGAGCAGATGTTTCAGatcttactggaccccaaagaaACAGACACAGACAAAAAACAGAAG GCGGCGCAGAACCTCATTGTGCTGGCCCGGGAAGAGGCCGGGGCGGAGAAGATCTTCCAGAGCGACGGCGTGCGGCTGCTGCTGCGCATGCTGGACACGGGCAGAGAGGACGCGATGCTGGCAGCTCTGCGCACCCTGGCTGGCCTGTGCTCTGGGCACCGTTCGCGG ACCATGGCCATCCTCGCGGAGCTGGAGGCGCCACGTGTCTCGGCCATGCTGGGAGTGGAGCACGAGCAGGTGTCTCTGGCGGCCTGTAACCTGCTGCAGGTCATGTTCGACGCGCTgaaggaggggctgcagagggactTCCGCGGCAAGGAGGAAGCCCTTGTGTTGG ATCCCTCGAAGGAGCTGAAGCTGCTGATCGGGCACCTCTTGGAAATGCTGACCCGGGAGGGGACCTCAGCCCACGGCCACGACAACACCCTCAACCTCCTCATCAAAGTGGTGCCGCGGAAATCTCCGCGGGAGCCCAACAACAGCCTGACCCTCTGGGTCATCGACCAGG GCCTGAAGAAGATCCTGGAGGTGGGGGGCACGGTGTGTGAGGCCCCCGGCAGCCTGCCTGCGACGGAGAACAGCCGGATGAGCGCCGCCGTCCTGCTCAGCAAGCTGTACAGTGACCTGAAGTGCGACGCCGAGAGGGAGAACTTCCACCGGCTGTGCGAAGACTATGTCAG GAGCTGGTTTGAGGGGCATGGGTTGGCTGGGAAGCTCCGTGCCATCCAGACGGTGTCGTGCCTGCTGCAGGGTCCCTCGGAGGCTGGGAACCAAGTGCTGGAGCTGGAGGGGATCATGGAGAGCGTGCTGGCTCTGTGTGCCTCCGTGCGGGAGGTCGACCAGCTGGTGGCCGTGGAGGCTCTGATCCATGCCGCTGACAAGGCCAAGCGGGCGTCTTTCATCACAGCCAACGGGGTGACCCTGCTCAAGAACATCTATAAGTGCAGCGGGAGGGACAGCATCCGCATCCGGGCCTTGGTG GGGCtctgcaagctgggctctgccggaGGCACCGATTTCAGCATGAAGCAGTTCGCCGAGGGCTCCACCCTGAAACTGGCCAAGCAGTGCCGCAA GTGGCTGTGTAACGAGGCGATTGACGCGAGCACGCGGCGCTGGGCGGTGGAGGGCCTGGCCTACCTCACCTTCGACGCAGATGTCAAGGAGGAGTTTGTGGAGGACAAGGCAGCTGTGCAGGCCATGTTCCAGCTGGCcaag tcagaggacaggagTGTGCTGTTCGCAGTGGCCTCGACGCTGGTGAACTGCACCAACAGCTACGACCACGAGGAGCCAGACCCCCAGATGCTGGAGCTGGCCAAGTACGCCAAGCAGCACGTCCCAGAGCAGCACCCCAAG GATGAGCCAGGCTGCGTGAGGCGGCGGGTGCGCAAGCTGCTGGCTGCTGGCGTGGTGTCAGCTCTCACCTGCATGGTGAAGAGTGAGAACCCGGCGCCGACCAACTCCTGCCGGGAGCTGATCTCCAG GGTGTTCCTGGCCGTGGTGGAGGAAGCAGCGGACAGAGGCAGCGTGGTGgcccagggagggggaaag GCGCTCATCCCGCTGTCCCTGGAGGGTACCGAGGTGGGGCAGGCCAAGGCAGCGCAGGCACTGGCGAAGATCACCATCACCTCCAACCCCGAGATGGCGTTCCCCGGAGAGCGG ATCTACGAGGTGGTCAGACCCCTGGTGAGTCTCCTGCACCTGCACCGCATGGGCCTGGAGAACTTTGAGGGGCTGATGGCGTTAACCAATCTGGCCGGGATCAGCGAGAGGCTGAG GCAGAAGATCCTGAAGGAGAAAGCGGTGCCCATGATTGAGGGCTACATGTTTGAGGAGCACGAGCTGCTCCGCCTGGCGGCCACCGAGTGTATGTGCAACATGGCCATGAGCACAGAG GTGCAGGAGCTCTTCCTGGCCGAGGGCAGCGACCGGCTGAAGCTGCTGGTTCTGTACAGTGGGGAGGACGACGAGAAGCTGCGGCGAGCAGCCTCCGGCACCTTGGCCATGCTGACCTCACTGCTGCCCCAGATCTGTGGGAAGATCACCCAAGTG ACGGCTCACTGGCTGGAGATCCTGCAGGCCCTGCTGCTCAGTCCCAATGTGGAGCTGCAGCACCGTGGCGCTGTGATCGTGCTGAACATGATGGCGGCAGACCGGGAGGTTGCAGCCAAGCTCATGGAGAGTGAGATGCTGGAGATCCTGTCCGTACTCGCCAAGGAGGAGTGCGACAAGCCCCGTGTGGCCCAAGCTGCCAAGGACTGCCTGGCGCAGGCCGTGGCATGTGGGCTGATCAAACCCAATGTGAACGGAGAGTGA
- the RCCD1 gene encoding LOW QUALITY PROTEIN: RCC1 domain-containing protein 1 (The sequence of the model RefSeq protein was modified relative to this genomic sequence to represent the inferred CDS: substituted 1 base at 1 genomic stop codon) — protein MXPEVPPARCDWLRRRMAEPGPQRGWFVFGFRGFAEPRGGGARRVEPEPGGIRVVRPAWSYTGLVTGCGRLVLRGWLAGALPGHCQDLLPSESHVLLLRRAALEAWAWGAGLCRGPAWRRQLHPGEAAGPLPLAPGGYVTPRPPFLCPLPPALRARKLALGHEHAALLGPAGTVYTWGCGRHGQLGHGGLEPVSEPRLVEALHGVPMGDVAAGGWHSVSVSEGGDLYVWGWNESGQLALPSKALAEKRRPATASVSQPEEPGCGAGKAELKLVSHEAALGAEAVDFISIQAFPALLDLPEGSEVSKVSCGSRHTAAVTRTGELYTWGWGKYGQLGHNETASSDLPRQVGYFPAHGLTVEDVVCGPWNTYICVVEK, from the exons ATGTGACCGGAAGTCCCTCCCGCTCGCTGTGATTGGCTGCGGCGCCGCATGGCGGAACCGGGTCCCCAGCGCGGCTGGTTCGTTTTCGGGTTCCGGGGCTTCGCGGAGCCTCGTGGCGGCGGGGCCCGGCGGGTGGAGCCGGAGCCGGGCGGGATCCGCGTGGTGCGGCCGGCGTGGAGCTACACGGGCCTGGTGACGG GGTGCGGCCGCCTGGTGCTGCGGGGGTGGCTGGCGGGGGCACTGCCCGGGCACTGCCAGGACCTGCTCCCCTCCGAGAGCCACGTGCTGCTGCTGCGCAGGGCGGCGCTGGAGGCCTGGGCGTGGGGTGCGGGGCTGTGCAGGGGGCCCGCCTGGCGGCGGCAGCTGCACCCAGGGGAGGCAGCCGggcccctgcccctggcccctggcGGCTACGTGACCCCACGGCCGCCCTTCCTGTGCCCGCTGCCGCCGGCGCTGCGGGCCCGGAAGCTGGCGCTGGGCCACGAGCATGCGGCGCTGCTGGGCCCCGCCGGGACCGTCTACACCTGGGGCTGCGGCAG ACATGGGCAGCTGGGGCACGGGGGGCTGGAGCCTGTGTCGGAGCCCCGGCTCGTGGAGGCCTTGCACGGCGTGCCCATGGGGGACGTGGCAGCTGGAGGCTGGCATTCTGTCAGCGTCAGTG agGGAGGTGATCTCTATGTCTGGGGCTGGAACGAATCCGGGCAGCTGGCATTGCCTTCCAAAGCACTGGCAGAAAAAAGGCGCCCAGCCACAGCCTCTGTCTCCCAGCCTGAGGAACCCGGCTGTGGTGCAG GCAAGGCAGAGCTGAAATTGGTCAGTCACGAGGCAGCACTGGGTGCTGAAGCAGTTGACTTCATTTCAATCCAGGCCTTCCCTGCTTTGCTGGATCTACCTGAGGGGTCAGAGGTCAGCAAGGTCAGCTGTGGCTCCCGCCACACTGCTGCTGTGACCC GGACTGGGGAGCTCTACACCTGGGGCTGGG GCAAATACGGACAGCTGGGCCACAATGAGACAGCCAGCTCTGACCTGCCAAGACAGGTTGGCTATTTCCCTGCACACGGGCTCACGGTGGAGGATGTGGTCTGTGGCCCATGGAACACTTACATCTGTGTTGTGGAGAAGTGA
- the UNC45A gene encoding protein unc-45 homolog A isoform X2, with protein sequence MKLMSCTDSKVEQMFQILLDPKETDTDKKQKAAQNLIVLAREEAGAEKIFQSDGVRLLLRMLDTGREDAMLAALRTLAGLCSGHRSRTMAILAELEAPRVSAMLGVEHEQVSLAACNLLQVMFDALKEGLQRDFRGKEEALVLDPSKELKLLIGHLLEMLTREGTSAHGHDNTLNLLIKVVPRKSPREPNNSLTLWVIDQGLKKILEVGGTVCEAPGSLPATENSRMSAAVLLSKLYSDLKCDAERENFHRLCEDYVRSWFEGHGLAGKLRAIQTVSCLLQGPSEAGNQVLELEGIMESVLALCASVREVDQLVAVEALIHAADKAKRASFITANGVTLLKNIYKCSGRDSIRIRALVSEDRSVLFAVASTLVNCTNSYDHEEPDPQMLELAKYAKQHVPEQHPKDEPGCVRRRVRKLLAAGVVSALTCMVKSENPAPTNSCRELISRVFLAVVEEAADRGSVVAQGGGKALIPLSLEGTEVGQAKAAQALAKITITSNPEMAFPGERIYEVVRPLVSLLHLHRMGLENFEGLMALTNLAGISERLRQKILKEKAVPMIEGYMFEEHELLRLAATECMCNMAMSTEVQELFLAEGSDRLKLLVLYSGEDDEKLRRAASGTLAMLTSLLPQICGKITQVTAHWLEILQALLLSPNVELQHRGAVIVLNMMAADREVAAKLMESEMLEILSVLAKEECDKPRVAQAAKDCLAQAVACGLIKPNVNGE encoded by the exons ATGAAGCTCATGTCCTGCACGGACTCCAAAGTAGAGCAGATGTTTCAGatcttactggaccccaaagaaACAGACACAGACAAAAAACAGAAG GCGGCGCAGAACCTCATTGTGCTGGCCCGGGAAGAGGCCGGGGCGGAGAAGATCTTCCAGAGCGACGGCGTGCGGCTGCTGCTGCGCATGCTGGACACGGGCAGAGAGGACGCGATGCTGGCAGCTCTGCGCACCCTGGCTGGCCTGTGCTCTGGGCACCGTTCGCGG ACCATGGCCATCCTCGCGGAGCTGGAGGCGCCACGTGTCTCGGCCATGCTGGGAGTGGAGCACGAGCAGGTGTCTCTGGCGGCCTGTAACCTGCTGCAGGTCATGTTCGACGCGCTgaaggaggggctgcagagggactTCCGCGGCAAGGAGGAAGCCCTTGTGTTGG ATCCCTCGAAGGAGCTGAAGCTGCTGATCGGGCACCTCTTGGAAATGCTGACCCGGGAGGGGACCTCAGCCCACGGCCACGACAACACCCTCAACCTCCTCATCAAAGTGGTGCCGCGGAAATCTCCGCGGGAGCCCAACAACAGCCTGACCCTCTGGGTCATCGACCAGG GCCTGAAGAAGATCCTGGAGGTGGGGGGCACGGTGTGTGAGGCCCCCGGCAGCCTGCCTGCGACGGAGAACAGCCGGATGAGCGCCGCCGTCCTGCTCAGCAAGCTGTACAGTGACCTGAAGTGCGACGCCGAGAGGGAGAACTTCCACCGGCTGTGCGAAGACTATGTCAG GAGCTGGTTTGAGGGGCATGGGTTGGCTGGGAAGCTCCGTGCCATCCAGACGGTGTCGTGCCTGCTGCAGGGTCCCTCGGAGGCTGGGAACCAAGTGCTGGAGCTGGAGGGGATCATGGAGAGCGTGCTGGCTCTGTGTGCCTCCGTGCGGGAGGTCGACCAGCTGGTGGCCGTGGAGGCTCTGATCCATGCCGCTGACAAGGCCAAGCGGGCGTCTTTCATCACAGCCAACGGGGTGACCCTGCTCAAGAACATCTATAAGTGCAGCGGGAGGGACAGCATCCGCATCCGGGCCTTGGTG tcagaggacaggagTGTGCTGTTCGCAGTGGCCTCGACGCTGGTGAACTGCACCAACAGCTACGACCACGAGGAGCCAGACCCCCAGATGCTGGAGCTGGCCAAGTACGCCAAGCAGCACGTCCCAGAGCAGCACCCCAAG GATGAGCCAGGCTGCGTGAGGCGGCGGGTGCGCAAGCTGCTGGCTGCTGGCGTGGTGTCAGCTCTCACCTGCATGGTGAAGAGTGAGAACCCGGCGCCGACCAACTCCTGCCGGGAGCTGATCTCCAG GGTGTTCCTGGCCGTGGTGGAGGAAGCAGCGGACAGAGGCAGCGTGGTGgcccagggagggggaaag GCGCTCATCCCGCTGTCCCTGGAGGGTACCGAGGTGGGGCAGGCCAAGGCAGCGCAGGCACTGGCGAAGATCACCATCACCTCCAACCCCGAGATGGCGTTCCCCGGAGAGCGG ATCTACGAGGTGGTCAGACCCCTGGTGAGTCTCCTGCACCTGCACCGCATGGGCCTGGAGAACTTTGAGGGGCTGATGGCGTTAACCAATCTGGCCGGGATCAGCGAGAGGCTGAG GCAGAAGATCCTGAAGGAGAAAGCGGTGCCCATGATTGAGGGCTACATGTTTGAGGAGCACGAGCTGCTCCGCCTGGCGGCCACCGAGTGTATGTGCAACATGGCCATGAGCACAGAG GTGCAGGAGCTCTTCCTGGCCGAGGGCAGCGACCGGCTGAAGCTGCTGGTTCTGTACAGTGGGGAGGACGACGAGAAGCTGCGGCGAGCAGCCTCCGGCACCTTGGCCATGCTGACCTCACTGCTGCCCCAGATCTGTGGGAAGATCACCCAAGTG ACGGCTCACTGGCTGGAGATCCTGCAGGCCCTGCTGCTCAGTCCCAATGTGGAGCTGCAGCACCGTGGCGCTGTGATCGTGCTGAACATGATGGCGGCAGACCGGGAGGTTGCAGCCAAGCTCATGGAGAGTGAGATGCTGGAGATCCTGTCCGTACTCGCCAAGGAGGAGTGCGACAAGCCCCGTGTGGCCCAAGCTGCCAAGGACTGCCTGGCGCAGGCCGTGGCATGTGGGCTGATCAAACCCAATGTGAACGGAGAGTGA
- the LOC135884414 gene encoding LOW QUALITY PROTEIN: protein shisa-like-1 (The sequence of the model RefSeq protein was modified relative to this genomic sequence to represent the inferred CDS: deleted 4 bases in 2 codons): MLYRLLLGGLLSTTLPTSFLGTASARNLHLCEGYPSPDGRYHSGFYCPRLTDPPAHRYCCRHGDHALKSCCPQLEFESLRRVNLSNVPTPARLRNPLPLLAVGLYGLLVLTLMTLDFLHFCRLNQRRFYSLLSSSRLGKRLASSFPHRCPRPGPARGGTQRQELPTARPSARRDPARSCPRPGPARGGTQRQELPTARPSARRDPARSCPRPGPARGGTQRQELPTARPSARRDPAAGAAHGPAQREEGPSGRSCPRPGPARGGTQRQELAVPTAQTSQDTKCEEQGPQ, encoded by the exons ATGCTGTACAGACTCCTGCTGGGTGGCCTCCTTAGCACCACGCTGCCTACCAGCTTCCTCGGCACAG CCTCAGCCCGTAACCTGCACCTCTGCGAGGGATATCCCAGCCCTGATGGGCGCTACCACTCCGGCTTCTACTGCCCACGCCTCACTGACCCCCCTGCACACAGGTACTGCTGCCGCCACGGAGACCACGCCCTCAAATCCTGCTGCCCCCAGCTGGAGTTTGAGAGCCTGAGGAGGGTCAATCTGTCCAACGTGCCCACCCCAGCCAGACTCAG GAACCCACTGCCCCTGCTGGCTGTGGGGCTCTACGGCCTCCTCGTCCTCACGCTCATGACCCTCGACTTCCTCCACTTCTGCAGACTCAACCAACGCCGCTTCTACagcctcctgagcagcagccgcCTGGGCAAGCGCCTGGCCAGCTCCTTCCCACACCGCTGCCCACGGCCCGGCCCAGCGCGAGGAGGGACCCAGCGGCAGGAGCTGCCCACGGCCCGGCCCAGCGCGAGGAGGGACCCAGCG AGGAGCTGCCCACGGCCCGGCCCAGCGCGAGGAGGGACCCAGCGGCAGGAGCTGCCCACGGCCCGGCCCAGCGCGAGGAGGGACCCAGCG AGGAGCTGCCCACGGCCCGGCCCAGCGCGAGGAGGGACCCAGCGGCAGGAGCTGCCCACGGCCCGGCCCAGCGCGAGGAGGGACCCAGCGGCAGGAGCTGCCCACGGCCCGGCCCAGCGCGAGGAGGGACCCAGCGGCAGGAGCTGCCCACGGCCCGGCCCAGCGCGAGGAGGGACCCAGCGGCAGGAGCTGGCTGTGCCCACGGCCCAGACCAGCCAGGACACAAAGTGTGAAGAGCAGGGACCGCAGTGA
- the PRC1 gene encoding protein regulator of cytokinesis 1, translating into MRKSEVLAAESVACLNKALGHLRDIWEEIGIPEEQRLQRTEVVKKHIKGLLDMMVAEEENLKERLLKSIAMCRKELDTLCKELQLDPFEEEEESTILQLEKDLRTRLEVMLKQKRERKQELKTLQERDQDLCDLLCMTPYSIDSNSVPSLEELDCFRCHLAALAAEKERRREEFVRVKRQIILCMEELDHVPDTSFERDVVCEDEDAFCLSMENIAALKELLQQLEARRALNEAVCGELRSRIVELWDRLQVPAEEREAFATYMTGSRAKTRKALQFEVDRLEELKLQNMKTVIEAIRAELAAYWDKCFYGTEQRQAFAPYYEEDCTEALLQLHDAEVGHVKHYYETHKELFEAVQKWEENWRLFLELERKATDPSRFANRGGNLLKEEKQRAKLQKTLPKLEEELKVRVEAWEREHEEAFLVNGQRFMEYVSEQWQLHRLEKEKEKQERQLKKSRQIEEEMLYGSVPRTPSKRRVLGANTPGKVRKLNATSCTTPNSTFRSAFGGTLFHSPVSRPPPSGGKLGQPARTPSRVAMKPPRTAHAERNKENMSQLNGTTLSGGCTPTAPAQRNYSINSVASTYSEFARELSKASKSDTSSRILNSTTTHIHC; encoded by the exons ATGAGGAAAAG CGAGGTGCTGGCTGCAGAGTCCGTGGCCTGTCTGAACAAAGCGCTGGGTCACCTTCGGGATATCTGGGAGGAGATTGGGATCCCTGAGGAGCAGCGACTGCAACGAACAGAAGTGGTGAAGAAGCACATCAAG GGTCTGCTGGACATGATGGTGGCTGAGGAGGAGAACCTGAAGGAGCGTCTCCTGAAAAGCATTGCTATGTGTCGCAAGGAACTGGACACTCTCTGCAAGGAGCTCCAGCTGGATCCATTTGAG gaggaggaggagagcaccATCCTGCAGCTGGAGAAGGACTTGCGCACCCGCCTGGAAGTGATGCTGaagcagaagagagagaggaagcaggAGCTGAAAACTCTGCAAGAACGCGACCAAGACTTGTGTGACCTTCTCTGCATGACTCCCTACAGCATCGACAGCAACTCCGTGCCCAGCCTGGAGGAGCTCGACTGCTTCAGATGCCACCTGGCAGCACTGGCTGCTGAGAAG GAGCGCAGGAGAGAGGAGTTCGTCAGGGTCAAACGGCAGATCATTCTGTGCATGGAGGAGCTGGATCATGTCCCTGACACCAGCTTCGAGCGGGATGTGGTGTGTGAGGATGAGGACGCCTTCTGCCTATCTATGGAGAACATTGCTGCtcttaaagagctgctgcagcag CTGGAGGCCCGGAGAGCTTTAAATGAAGCTGTTTGCGGTGAGCTGCGCTCCAGAATTGTGGAGCTCTGGGACAGGCTGCAGGTGCCTGCGGAGGAGAGAGAAGCCTTTGCCACATACATGACCGGATCCAGAGCCAAAACCAGGAAAGCC CTGCAGTTCGAGGTGGACCGTCTGGAGGAGCTGAAGCTGCAGAACATGAAGACTGTGATTGAAGCAATCCGAGCAGAGCTGGCCGCTTACTGGGACAAATGCTTTTACGGCACTGagcagagacaagcttttgccCCTTACTACGAGG AGGACTGCACCGAGGCCCTGCTGCAGCTCCACGACGCTGAGGTGGGGCATGTGAAGCATTACTACGAGACACACAAAGAGCTCTTTGAAGCTGTTCAGAAATGGGAGGAAAACTGGAGGCTTTTCCTGGAGCTGGAG AGAAAAGCAACGGACCCAAGTCGCTTTGCTAACCGAGGGGGCAACCTCCTGAAGGAAGAAAAGCAGCGAGCGAAACTGCAGAAGACTCTCCCCAAA ctggaggaggagctgaaaGTTCGGGTTGAGGCCTGGGAACGGGAGCATGAGGAGGCCTTCTTGGTGAATGGGCAGCGATTCATGGAATACGTGAGCGAGCAATGGCAGCTGCATCGGCTggagaaagagaaggagaagCAGGAACGG CAACTGAAGAAGAGTCGTCAGATTGAGGAGGAGATGCTGTATGGCAGCGTCCCGAGGACACCCAGCAAGCGCCGGGTCCTAGGCGCCAACACGCCTGGCAAAGTGAGGAAG CTCAATGCAACTTCCTGTACCACTCCCAACAGCACATTCCGTTCTGCCTTTGGGGGGACGCTCTTCCACTCCCCGGTGTCCCGCCCACCACCCTCCGGAGGCAAG CTCGGCCAGCCTGCTCGGACCCCCAGCCGCGTGGCCATGAAGCCCCCTCGCACGGCACATGCAGAACGGAACAAGGAGAACATGTCCCAGTTGAATGGAACCACCCTGAGCGGTGggtgcacccccacagcccctgcccagcgTAACTACAGCATTAACTCTGTTGCCAGCACCTATTCTGAGTTTGCG CGCGAACTTTCAAAGGCTTCCAAATCTGACACCAGCTCCCGGATCCTGAACTCCACAACCACCCACATCCACTGCTGA